Proteins co-encoded in one Cytobacillus sp. NJ13 genomic window:
- a CDS encoding MerR family transcriptional regulator: MESESSYKTRKVISIGTVSELTGLSERQIRYYEERKLIFPERSERGSRKYSFSDVETLIDIANKREEGVRTEEIRSELKRKKKKDDQASRSKMIQGQLNAQFGIRKK, encoded by the coding sequence TTGGAAAGTGAATCATCCTACAAAACCAGAAAAGTCATTTCGATTGGGACGGTCAGTGAACTGACAGGACTTAGTGAACGGCAGATTCGGTATTACGAAGAGAGGAAATTGATTTTCCCTGAAAGATCAGAACGAGGAAGCAGGAAATATTCTTTTAGCGATGTAGAGACGCTCATCGATATAGCCAACAAAAGGGAGGAGGGAGTCCGAACGGAAGAAATCCGCTCGGAATTAAAGAGAAAAAAGAAAAAAGACGATCAGGCATCACGGTCAAAAATGATTCAGGGTCAGCTTAATGCGCAGTTTGGAATCCGGAAGAAATAA
- a CDS encoding threonine/serine exporter family protein — MGKELPPTIEVIEICLLAGKIMLQGGAETYRVEDTMTRIAASLGIPHSHSYVTPTGIIFSTDGTEPAKLIRISERSTDLYKVTLVNGVSRKISSGELDGKEALARLKEIESADYTFPVYQQILAASIASGCFLIMFLGSWTDFVPAMIAGGLGFVSFIYVHRVVQIKFFSEFIASLLIGLIAYFFVYSGVGTELDKIIIGSVMPLVPGLLITNAVRDLMAGHLVSGLSKGAEAFLTAFAIGAGIALVFTF; from the coding sequence ATGGGGAAAGAACTCCCTCCAACAATTGAAGTAATTGAGATCTGCTTGCTTGCCGGGAAAATCATGCTACAGGGCGGTGCAGAAACGTATCGGGTAGAGGACACAATGACCAGGATTGCAGCTTCCCTGGGTATACCGCACTCACATAGCTATGTGACGCCAACCGGAATTATATTTTCAACGGATGGAACTGAACCGGCAAAGCTGATTCGGATTTCAGAACGGTCAACGGATTTGTACAAAGTGACATTAGTGAACGGAGTTTCACGCAAAATCAGCAGCGGTGAACTGGATGGAAAGGAAGCTTTGGCAAGGCTGAAGGAAATTGAAAGTGCCGACTATACTTTCCCTGTTTATCAGCAGATTCTTGCGGCCTCCATTGCAAGCGGCTGCTTTTTAATTATGTTCCTGGGAAGCTGGACAGATTTTGTTCCAGCCATGATTGCAGGCGGGCTGGGGTTTGTTTCATTTATATACGTACATAGAGTGGTCCAGATAAAATTTTTCTCTGAATTTATTGCTTCATTATTAATTGGCCTTATCGCCTATTTCTTTGTGTACTCAGGAGTGGGAACAGAGCTTGATAAGATCATTATCGGTTCAGTCATGCCGCTCGTTCCGGGGCTGCTGATAACAAATGCAGTCAGGGATTTAATGGCCGGGCACCTTGTTTCCGGACTGTCAAAAGGGGCTGAAGCCTTTTTGACGGCATTTGCCATTGGAGCTGGGATTGCTCTTGTATTCACTTTCTAA
- a CDS encoding threonine/serine exporter family protein — translation MFMLTHMITSFIASAGFGVLFNAPKKSLLKCGFVGMVGWFVYIWLVNWQYDAVISSLIAAFTIAVISQIFAKMYKTPIIIFSVAGIIPLVPGGIAYDAMRNFVENDYNTAIQLAAKAFMISGAIAVGLVISEVINQMIRKVQFKSRI, via the coding sequence ATGTTTATGTTGACACATATGATTACAAGCTTTATTGCTTCAGCAGGATTCGGGGTGCTTTTCAATGCCCCGAAAAAATCGCTGCTGAAATGCGGGTTTGTCGGGATGGTTGGCTGGTTTGTTTATATTTGGCTTGTCAATTGGCAGTATGATGCTGTCATTTCTTCATTAATCGCTGCTTTTACCATTGCTGTGATCAGCCAGATTTTTGCTAAAATGTATAAAACACCTATCATTATTTTCAGTGTTGCCGGCATCATTCCACTGGTCCCAGGTGGGATTGCTTATGATGCAATGCGGAATTTTGTTGAAAATGATTATAATACGGCAATTCAGCTGGCCGCAAAGGCATTCATGATATCCGGGGCAATCGCAGTCGGACTTGTCATTTCAGAGGTAATCAATCAAATGATCCGCAAAGTTCAGTTCAAATCAAGAATCTAA
- a CDS encoding ABC transporter ATP-binding protein → MIRRFFSYYKPHKRLFILDFSSAVFVAILELGFPLAVQWFIDSLLPSGNWSMIVSVSAGLLALYLTSTLLQFVVNYWGHKLGINIETDMRQQLFQHVQRQSFRFFDNTKTGHIMSRVTNDLMDIGELAHHGPEDLFIAVMTFVGAFWIMLTINVKLALVTIFVLPFLVWLITFCNIKMNKAWKRMYGEIADVNAQVEDSVSGVRVVQSFTNESYEIKRFRENNGRFRLAKLAAYKIMSFSASGVYMLTRLVTLIVLVYGSWLSFNGQLSYGELVGFVLYVNVLLKPIDKISALMELYPKGMAGFKRFLEIIDTEPEIEDAKDAIEVESLRGDIRFQDVSFSYDKHKSVLEGIALQIKAGETVAFVGPSGAGKTTICSLIPRFYDVNSGSIKIDGMDIRDMTKKSLRSQIGIVQQDVFLFTGTLKENIAYGMLGATDEQIADAAKKAHLQDFIASLPDGWETQIGERGLKLSGGQKQRIAIARMFLKNPPILILDEATSALDTETEQIIQTALNELAVNRTTLVIAHRLATIRNADRVMVVTEDGIAEEGTHDELIEQGGIFAGLHNVQFQR, encoded by the coding sequence ATGATCCGACGGTTTTTTAGTTACTATAAGCCACATAAGCGCCTATTCATTCTTGATTTTAGTTCGGCGGTATTCGTGGCAATTCTTGAATTGGGCTTTCCGCTTGCGGTTCAGTGGTTTATCGACAGCCTGCTTCCAAGCGGGAATTGGTCCATGATTGTTTCCGTAAGTGCCGGCCTGCTTGCTCTTTATTTGACCAGCACGCTTCTGCAGTTTGTTGTTAACTATTGGGGCCACAAGCTGGGCATCAACATCGAAACAGATATGCGGCAGCAGCTTTTTCAGCACGTTCAAAGGCAGTCTTTCCGCTTCTTTGATAATACCAAAACTGGGCATATCATGAGCCGGGTGACAAATGATCTGATGGATATCGGGGAGCTCGCCCATCATGGCCCGGAGGATTTATTTATTGCGGTCATGACATTTGTGGGTGCATTCTGGATCATGCTGACAATCAATGTGAAGCTCGCTCTTGTAACGATATTTGTTCTTCCGTTTCTTGTATGGCTGATTACGTTCTGCAATATTAAAATGAACAAAGCATGGAAAAGGATGTACGGTGAAATTGCCGATGTGAACGCCCAGGTTGAGGATAGTGTATCTGGAGTGCGTGTGGTTCAGTCTTTTACAAATGAAAGCTATGAGATTAAAAGATTTAGAGAAAACAATGGCAGATTCCGTCTTGCCAAGCTTGCAGCATATAAGATTATGAGTTTCAGTGCTTCCGGAGTCTATATGCTGACCAGATTAGTTACGCTGATTGTTCTTGTGTACGGTTCCTGGCTGAGCTTCAATGGGCAGCTATCATATGGAGAATTGGTCGGATTTGTGCTCTATGTGAATGTACTCTTAAAACCGATTGATAAAATTAGCGCCCTGATGGAACTGTACCCAAAAGGAATGGCTGGTTTCAAACGCTTTTTGGAAATCATCGATACTGAGCCGGAGATTGAGGATGCAAAAGATGCCATTGAGGTTGAATCCTTAAGGGGGGATATCCGCTTTCAAGATGTATCCTTTAGTTATGACAAGCATAAATCGGTGCTTGAGGGGATTGCTCTTCAAATAAAAGCAGGTGAAACAGTTGCTTTTGTGGGACCTTCAGGAGCCGGAAAGACAACGATTTGTTCTTTGATTCCACGCTTTTATGATGTAAATAGCGGAAGCATTAAGATCGATGGCATGGATATCAGGGACATGACGAAAAAATCACTGAGATCGCAAATCGGCATTGTCCAGCAGGATGTATTCCTGTTTACCGGTACCCTGAAAGAAAATATAGCTTACGGAATGCTTGGGGCAACAGATGAGCAAATTGCGGACGCGGCTAAAAAAGCTCACCTGCAGGACTTCATTGCATCTCTTCCGGATGGCTGGGAAACACAAATTGGGGAACGTGGATTAAAGCTGTCTGGCGGACAAAAACAACGAATTGCCATTGCAAGAATGTTCCTGAAGAATCCGCCGATTTTGATTTTGGATGAAGCCACTTCGGCATTGGATACAGAAACCGAACAGATTATTCAAACTGCGTTGAATGAGCTTGCCGTAAACCGCACTACACTTGTGATTGCCCACAGGCTTGCAACCATTCGCAATGCAGACAGAGTGATGGTTGTCACAGAAGACGGCATAGCCGAAGAAGGTACACATGATGAGTTAATAGAACAGGGCGGGATCTTTGCAGGTCTCCATAATGTGCAATTCCAAAGATAA
- a CDS encoding serine hydrolase has protein sequence MKVHKIKGGSMKNKTKLVALSAALSTSLFIPAAYPVSAQSVEGVKPTMEMRNHKDVKHKIHPIFSWDRPGPISPILHPGSAAGAGMVQQPLNEIDPLMEEMISEGVMPGAVTFVARRGHIVQHDAYGYSYRYTDDKFTEAQNPIEMKEDTIFDLASISKIFTTTAAMILYDEGRFQLDDPVAKYIPEFAENGKENVTIRQLMTHTSGFTAWIPLYSQGSSREDRMQIVFKYPLANEPGEAYTYSDLNMITLGALIERLSGQSLDEFVKKRVTNPLGMKDTMYNPPESLKQRIAATEYQPAIGRGLVWGEVHDENAWSLDGVAGHAGVFSTASDLAKLAHMYVNDGRYGSKQILKEETVKMLIQNQIPQFPGDDHGLGWELGQGWFMDALSEGTSLGHTGYTGTSIVINRNNGTIAILLTNRVHPSRNTVTTNIARRAFARQVADSIPVAIPGKGDAWFSGYGDKIQHNLTAKVDLDEEAVLSFDTWYRTETNADMAFVEVSEDGVNWTQAAQPLTGSSVDWKKEKLTIPAGTSHIRFRYQTDSTVNGRGWYVDNVKLQLSDGQKVTPAFSGNGWKKRNY, from the coding sequence ATGAAAGTTCATAAAATTAAAGGAGGCAGTATGAAAAATAAAACCAAGCTTGTTGCGCTATCTGCAGCACTAAGCACATCACTCTTTATTCCGGCAGCATATCCGGTATCTGCGCAGAGCGTGGAAGGGGTTAAGCCAACGATGGAAATGAGAAATCATAAAGATGTGAAACACAAAATTCATCCGATTTTTTCGTGGGATCGCCCTGGTCCGATTTCTCCTATTCTTCATCCAGGTTCAGCGGCGGGAGCTGGAATGGTTCAGCAGCCACTCAATGAAATCGACCCATTAATGGAAGAGATGATATCAGAAGGAGTCATGCCTGGTGCTGTCACTTTTGTGGCAAGGCGGGGCCATATTGTCCAACATGATGCATACGGATATTCCTACCGCTATACGGATGATAAATTCACTGAAGCGCAGAATCCTATTGAAATGAAGGAAGATACAATCTTTGATCTGGCTTCAATCAGTAAAATTTTTACAACGACTGCTGCGATGATATTGTATGATGAAGGCCGCTTTCAACTGGATGATCCTGTTGCGAAATATATCCCCGAGTTTGCTGAAAACGGCAAGGAAAATGTAACGATTCGCCAGCTGATGACACATACTTCAGGATTTACTGCATGGATTCCTTTATATTCACAAGGGAGCAGCAGAGAAGATCGCATGCAAATCGTTTTTAAATATCCATTGGCCAATGAGCCGGGTGAAGCGTATACATACAGCGATTTGAATATGATTACGCTCGGCGCACTAATCGAACGCCTTTCAGGACAAAGTCTGGATGAATTTGTAAAAAAACGTGTAACCAACCCCCTCGGTATGAAGGATACAATGTATAATCCTCCTGAATCTTTGAAACAGCGAATTGCAGCCACGGAATATCAGCCTGCTATCGGAAGGGGCCTTGTCTGGGGGGAAGTTCATGATGAAAATGCCTGGTCCCTTGATGGCGTTGCCGGACATGCAGGTGTCTTTTCCACTGCCTCAGACCTTGCTAAACTTGCCCACATGTATGTGAATGACGGGCGATATGGCAGCAAGCAGATTTTAAAGGAAGAGACGGTGAAAATGCTGATTCAAAACCAGATTCCCCAATTTCCTGGTGATGATCATGGCCTGGGCTGGGAGCTTGGTCAGGGGTGGTTCATGGATGCCTTATCAGAGGGAACTTCGCTTGGGCATACAGGGTACACTGGTACATCTATTGTAATAAACCGGAATAATGGCACGATTGCAATTCTCTTAACAAATCGCGTACATCCATCAAGAAATACAGTTACAACGAATATTGCAAGGCGAGCATTTGCAAGACAGGTAGCAGATTCCATTCCGGTTGCAATTCCTGGAAAAGGAGATGCCTGGTTCTCAGGATATGGAGATAAAATTCAACATAATTTAACGGCTAAAGTGGACCTCGATGAAGAGGCGGTCCTGTCGTTTGATACCTGGTACAGAACTGAAACCAATGCGGATATGGCCTTTGTTGAGGTGTCAGAGGATGGCGTCAATTGGACACAAGCGGCACAGCCATTAACAGGCAGCAGCGTCGATTGGAAAAAGGAAAAACTAACGATTCCTGCAGGAACCTCCCACATTCGATTCCGATACCAGACAGACAGTACAGTAAACGGCAGAGGCTGGTACGTTGATAATGTAAAACTCCAGCTTTCAGATGGCCAAAAAGTGACGCCGGCCTTCTCAGGAAACGGGTGGAAAAAAAGAAATTACTAG
- a CDS encoding glycoside hydrolase family 3 protein codes for MVKARKVMFISLLAITLAVSQLWIGGTLKKASAESTAKDLIILQNVPEVSTENSGDAFQLKALHVFKEGHFMGISDGMKWKSSNKNVAAVDQSGNVTLIGSPGKTFISVTDGVFKDRIALQVKPDGKKGSKGKPAFKVKIIKEHGKRYDLISRAVKNMSIEEKVGQMLMPDFRTWKGQNVTEMLPEIEKLVKDYHLGGVILFRENVVTTEQTATLVSDYQEAADKFGLLMTIDQEGGIVTRLQSGTDMPGNMALGAARSEEISRKVGKAIGEELASLGINMNFAPVMDVNNNPDNPVIGVRSFGEDPQLVADMGVAYTEGLQSAGVAATAKHFPGHGDTAVDSHLGLPEVPHDKERLKEVELYPFQKGMEAGIDAIMTAHVTFPKIDDTKAISKKTGEEIAVPATLSHKVLTELMREEMGYDGVITTDAMNMNAIAEHFGPVDAAIRAVKAGTDIVLMPVGLQEVAEGLLNAVENGEISEKRIDSSVERILTLKIKRGIIKEETSQPIDEKIANALEVVGSEEHKLIEKEAAERSVTLVKNDRDALPLQLSPEDNIVVVGNTYITDLKNAISKSHANTTVIQTSSYALTEEQKQQIRNASAVIVGSYTFNVSGRSPDSAQMKMVNSIIAESEAPVISVGIRNPYDIMAYPEVDAYIAQYGFRTASFDASAGVVFGQVNPSGKLPVTIPGTDGSVLYEFGHGLSY; via the coding sequence ATGGTTAAAGCCCGCAAAGTAATGTTCATTTCCCTTCTCGCAATTACACTTGCCGTTTCGCAGTTATGGATTGGAGGAACCTTGAAAAAAGCATCAGCAGAAAGTACAGCAAAGGATTTAATCATTCTTCAGAATGTGCCTGAGGTCAGCACAGAGAATAGTGGAGATGCATTTCAATTAAAAGCGCTTCATGTGTTTAAAGAAGGACATTTCATGGGAATTTCAGATGGTATGAAATGGAAATCTTCCAATAAAAATGTTGCAGCAGTTGATCAGTCGGGGAATGTCACCTTAATTGGGAGTCCTGGAAAAACCTTCATCAGTGTAACGGACGGAGTATTTAAAGACCGTATAGCGCTTCAAGTAAAACCTGACGGCAAAAAGGGCAGCAAAGGCAAGCCAGCTTTTAAAGTGAAAATCATTAAGGAGCATGGGAAACGGTATGATCTCATTAGCCGGGCAGTGAAAAACATGTCCATTGAAGAGAAAGTCGGCCAGATGCTGATGCCGGATTTCCGCACCTGGAAGGGACAAAATGTCACTGAAATGCTGCCGGAAATTGAGAAGCTGGTAAAAGATTATCATCTTGGCGGGGTCATATTATTCCGTGAAAATGTCGTGACAACAGAACAGACAGCCACACTGGTTTCAGATTATCAGGAAGCTGCCGATAAATTCGGCTTATTGATGACGATTGACCAGGAAGGCGGAATTGTTACTCGTCTTCAATCAGGAACGGACATGCCTGGCAATATGGCGTTAGGAGCTGCCCGTTCTGAAGAAATTTCCCGCAAGGTCGGCAAGGCGATTGGAGAGGAACTGGCATCACTCGGCATTAATATGAACTTTGCACCTGTCATGGATGTAAATAATAATCCCGACAATCCGGTAATTGGCGTTCGTTCATTTGGTGAGGACCCGCAGCTTGTCGCTGACATGGGTGTTGCCTATACCGAAGGATTGCAATCAGCAGGTGTTGCTGCTACTGCAAAGCATTTTCCCGGACATGGAGATACAGCAGTGGACTCACATCTTGGTTTGCCTGAAGTACCTCATGACAAAGAACGTCTAAAAGAAGTTGAATTGTATCCTTTCCAAAAGGGAATGGAAGCAGGGATTGATGCGATCATGACAGCACATGTTACCTTCCCTAAGATTGATGATACAAAAGCAATCTCGAAAAAAACAGGTGAAGAAATTGCAGTTCCGGCCACTCTTTCCCATAAAGTGCTGACAGAACTTATGAGGGAAGAAATGGGCTATGATGGTGTCATTACAACAGACGCAATGAATATGAACGCAATCGCTGAACACTTTGGACCAGTTGACGCGGCCATTCGAGCAGTTAAAGCTGGAACAGATATTGTACTAATGCCTGTTGGACTTCAAGAAGTTGCGGAAGGGCTATTGAATGCGGTGGAGAATGGAGAAATATCAGAAAAACGTATTGATTCATCAGTTGAGCGAATTTTAACACTGAAAATAAAGCGGGGAATTATTAAAGAAGAGACATCACAGCCGATTGATGAAAAAATTGCAAACGCACTTGAGGTTGTTGGATCTGAAGAACATAAACTAATAGAAAAAGAAGCAGCTGAACGTTCAGTCACATTGGTTAAAAATGATAGAGATGCACTGCCATTACAATTATCTCCTGAAGATAATATTGTCGTTGTCGGCAATACGTATATTACAGACTTAAAAAACGCAATCAGCAAGTCTCATGCAAACACAACGGTCATCCAGACCTCAAGCTATGCATTAACGGAAGAGCAGAAGCAGCAAATCAGGAATGCCAGTGCAGTTATTGTGGGCTCCTATACGTTTAATGTATCAGGCCGCTCACCGGACAGCGCCCAGATGAAAATGGTTAATTCCATCATTGCTGAATCAGAAGCTCCTGTCATTTCGGTTGGCATACGTAACCCATATGACATCATGGCTTATCCGGAAGTTGATGCTTACATTGCACAATACGGCTTCAGAACGGCAAGCTTTGATGCATCTGCAGGTGTTGTTTTTGGCCAGGTCAATCCTTCAGGTAAATTGCCTGTAACAATTCCGGGTACAGATGGCAGTGTTTTGTATGAATTTGGCCATGGATTGAGCTATTAG